The following are encoded in a window of Lichenicola cladoniae genomic DNA:
- a CDS encoding helix-turn-helix domain-containing protein — protein sequence MQVSTGLQKLSYNVPDALAATGIGRTHFYKLMANGDIPAVKSGRRTLIPAESLRSYLERLPPAALRAQKAAA from the coding sequence ATGCAAGTGTCCACTGGCCTTCAAAAGTTAAGCTACAATGTCCCGGATGCGCTGGCCGCGACGGGAATTGGCAGGACCCACTTTTACAAGTTGATGGCGAACGGAGACATCCCTGCCGTCAAGTCGGGTAGGCGAACTCTCATCCCCGCCGAAAGCCTTCGCTCATACCTTGAACGACTGCCACCCGCCGCCCTTCGCGCTCAGAAGGCCGCGGCGTGA
- a CDS encoding DnaB-like helicase N-terminal domain-containing protein gives MSALLQAERVVLGALLQPGISACHVIDDLPAEAFADPDHRDAFWRLLVGTTGNDDPKLIATLSGIGVTPEADVDAACRMIRGCWAERCRLEDEDKNRQPCTSNLIRPAIWSAGGLA, from the coding sequence ATGAGCGCCCTGCTGCAGGCTGAACGTGTCGTCCTAGGGGCCTTACTCCAACCTGGCATCAGCGCATGCCACGTCATCGACGATCTGCCGGCCGAGGCATTCGCTGATCCCGACCACCGCGATGCGTTCTGGCGGCTCCTTGTTGGCACGACGGGCAACGACGATCCCAAGCTGATCGCAACCCTTAGCGGCATAGGCGTCACCCCCGAAGCGGATGTGGATGCAGCCTGTCGAATGATCCGAGGCTGCTGGGCGGAGCGGTGCCGCCTCGAGGATGAGGATAAGAACCGTCAGCCGTGTACCAGCAACCTGATCCGTCCCGCGATATGGTCGGCGGGAGGTTTGGCATGA